Proteins encoded in a region of the Corvus hawaiiensis isolate bCorHaw1 chromosome 18, bCorHaw1.pri.cur, whole genome shotgun sequence genome:
- the LOC125335304 gene encoding BRCA1-associated protein: MSVSLVVIRLELAGTSPLPAGFAYSAAAPDMAAESTGAALAAVPACLEGKGPGERAAILHQHLGRREMTDMIIETIQPPADEAKAAMERRKSLEAASAEDKTKQEDQSKECEAAPDSPSKQLPDQISFFSGNPSVEIVHGIMHLYKTNKMTSLKEDVRRSAMLCILTVPATMTSHDLMKFVASFYEVIEHMKIIRDSTPNQYMVLIKFSSQADADSFYMACNGRQFNSIEEDVCQLVYVERAEVFKSEDGASLPVMDLTELPKCTVCLERMDESVNGILTTLCNHSFHSQCLQRWEDTTCPVCRYCQTPEPVEENKCFECGVQENLWICLICGHIGCGRYVSRHAYKHFEETQHTYAMQLTNHRVWDYAGDNYVHRLVASKTDGKIVQYECEGDMCQEEKIDALQLEYSYLLTSQLESQRIYWENKIVRIEKDTAEEINNMKTKFKETIEKCDSLEQRLNDLLKEKQSVERKCSQLNNKVAKLSNELKEEQELNKCLRANQALLQNKLKEEERVLKETCEQKDLQISEIQEQLRDVMFYLETQQKINHLPAETRQEIQEGQINIAVASSASSSTAGTGKPSSRRGRGKRGK; the protein is encoded by the exons ATGAGCGTGTCCCTGGTCGTGATCCGGCTGGAGCTGGCCGGGACCTCCCCGCTGCCCGCGGGCTTCGCCTACAGCGCGGCCG CTCCGGACATGGCAGCGGAGAGCACCGGCGCGGCCCTCGCCGCCGTGCCCGCCTGCCTGGAGGGGAAGGGCCCCGGGGAGCGGGCGGCCATCCTGCACCAGCACCTGGGCCGCAGGGAGATGACCGACATGATCATCGAGACCATCCAGCCGCCCGCAG ATGAAGCAAAAGCTGCCATGGAAAGAAGGAAGTCCttggaagctgcatcagctgaggACAAAACTAAACAGGAGGATCAAAGCAAGGAGTGTGAGGCTGCTCCAGACTCGCCTTCCAAACAGCTCCCTGACCAGATCTCCTTCTTCAGCGGGAACCCCTCAGTTGAAATCGTTCATGGAATTATGCACCTGTACAAAACAAA caaGATGACGTCCCTGAAGGAGGATGTGCGGCGCAGTGCCATGCTCTGCATCCTCACTGTGCCCGCCACCATGACCAGCCACGACCTCATGAAGTTTGTGGCCTCCTTCTATGAGGTGATCGAGCACATGAAGATCATCCGAGACTCCACCCCGAACCAGTACATGGTGCTCATCAAGTTCAGCTCCCAG gctgATGCAGACAGTTTCTACATGGCCTGCAATGGCCGGCAGTTCAACTCAATCGAGGAGGACGTTTGCCAGCTCGTGTATGTGGAAAGGGCTGAAGTCTTCAAGTCAGAAGAT GGAGCCAGCCTGCCTGTGATGGACCTGACAGAGCTGCCCAAGTGCACCGTGTGCCTGGAGAGGATGGATGAGTCCGTGAACGGGATCCTCACCACGCTGTGCAACCACAGCTTCCACAGCCAGTGCCTGCAGCGCTGGGAGGACACCAC GTGCCCTGTGTGCAGGTACTGCCAGACTCCAGAGCCCGTGGAAGAGAACAAGTGTTTTGAGTGTGGAGTTCAAGAA AACCTGTGGATCTGTCTGATCTGCGGGCACATCGGCTGCGGGCGCTACGTGAGCCGCCACGCCTACAAGCACTTTGAGGAGACGCAGCACACGTACGCCATGCAGCTCACCAACCACCGCGTCTGGGACTACGCCGGGG ACAACTACGTCCACAGGCTGGTGGCAAGCAAAACTGATGGCAAGATAGTTCAGTATGAGTGTGAGGGGGATATGTGCCAGGAGGAGAAAATTGATGCCTTACAATTAGAG TATTCCTACTTGCTGACGAGCCAGCTGGAATCCCAACGGATCTATTGGGAAAACAAGATTGTCCGCATCGAGAAGGACACAGCTGAAGAG aTTAACAACATGAAGACCAAATTTAAAGAGACCATTGAGAAGTGTGACAGTCTGGAACAGCGGCTCAATGACTTGCTCAAAGAAAAGCAGTCAGTGGAGAGGAA GTGTTCCCAGCTGAACAACAAAGTGGCAAAACTCTCCAACGAGctgaaggaggagcaggagctgaacaAGTGCTTGCGAGCAAACCAGGCCTTGCTGCAGAACAAactgaaggaggaggagagagtgTTAAAGGAAACCTGTGAGCAGAAGGACCTGCAGATCTCCGagatccaggagcagctgagggatgtCATGTTCTACCTGGAGACGCAACAGAAAATCAACCACCTCCCAGCTGAGACCCGCCAGGAGATCCAGGAAGGACAGATCAACATTGCAGTGGCAtcttctgccagctcctccaCAGCAGGCACGGGCAAACCTTCCTCCAGGAGAGGCCGTGGCAAGAGGGGGAAATGA